Within Caproicibacterium argilliputei, the genomic segment GCTGACGGTGTTCTTTCTGCTGACAGCAGTCGCCGATGCAACTACAGGCTCGGCTGTCAGCGCACTGATTCTGATTTTTCTGTTCGTGCTGCTGCCGCTGAGCATTGTGCCGATTTCCTTTGTCTTTTTGGCAGAGGGCGTTACATCTATCAGAAAAGAAGGCTTTGCGGTGGCGCACGTCCTTTCCATTGCGTTTGGCGTGGGTGTGTGGCTCTTCCTGCTGGCAGCGCGGTATCTGTTTTCAAATGCAATCAACAATCCGGTACGGGAACTTTTCGCTCTGGTTGTGTTGGCAGGTGTATATGTGTTTTTCACTTTTGCCGCGCTGCTCCTCTACTCGACTTTTTACCAGATTGTGCCCAAAAAGCGCGACTGTGATTTCATTATCATTCATGGTGCGGGCCTTTTGGAGGGGCGCCGGGTTTCACCGCTGCTTGCCGGTAGATTGGACAAGGGGATGCAGGTGTATGAACTGTCCGGCCGCAAGGCAAAAATCATTGTTTCCGGCGGGCAGGGCGGTGACGAGCAGGTTTCAGAAGCGCAGGCGATGCAGGACTATCTGCTGCAGCACGGTATTCCGCAGGAAAGCATCCTTTTGGAGGAGCGGTCAAAAAACACCTTGGAAAATCTGCAGTTCTCAAAAAAAATCATGGACAGCCTTCTACCTGCCTATTCTTGCATCTTCGTCACCAATGACTATCACGTTTTTCGGGCGGGCACTTATGCGCGCCGGATTGGGTTGAATGCCGAGGGTGTTGGCTGCAAGACAGCCTTTTATTACTGGCCGAACGCCTTTATCCGCGAGTATATCGCCATCATGCTGCAGTACAAAAAAGCGCCGGTGTTTCTTGCGGTGCTGTGGGTGCTTGGCGTGATTCTCTGGGAATTGGCAACCTATAATTTTTGACCAAACAGGGAAAAGACCGCCCGCGGAAACAATCTGTTTTAGGGGAAAGCGTGTCAGCGCTTCCCCTGCAGCGCCCAGTTCTGGTTTTCGCTTTGCAGACTGACCATGCGGCGGAACGTCCCGTCTTGCCGCAATAGTTCCGCCGGTACGCCGGCTTCCACTGCCTTTCCGTCGGCGAGCACAACCACCTTGTCTGCACCCAGTACAGTGCGCATCCGGTGGGCGATAATCAGCACGGTCTTGTTTTGAATCAACTCGGACAGTGCTTGCTGCACAGCGGTTTCGCTTTCCACATCCAGACTGGCGGTGGCTTCGTCCAGCAGAATGACAGGGGCGTTTTTCAGAAGTGCCCGCGCAATGGAAATACGCTGCCGCTCGCCGCCTGAAAGCGTGGAACCGTTTTCGCCAATCACGGTTTGGTAGCCTGCAGACATTTTTTGTACGAAGTCATCGCACTGCGCAGCCTTTGCTGCCGCAAGCACTTCGCTATCGGTGGCATCTCGGCGACCCAGACGGATATTTTCCAGAACGGTATCGTGGAACAGTACAACATCTTGAAAAACAATGGCATAGTTTTTCAGCAGCGTTTCCGGCTCTACGGTAGAAACATCCACGCCCCCCAGGGTGACGCGCCCGCCGTTTACATCCCAGAAGCGCGCCGCCAGCTTGGCAGCTGTGCTTTTGCCGCCGCCGGAAGGCCCGACCAGCGCCGTCACTTCGCCCTGCTTTGCGGTAAAAGAGACATCCTTCAGCACACCCTCGTCCTCTTTGTAAGCGAAGCGCACATGGTCAAATACAATGTCATAGCGCTTGGGTGCGAAGTGCTTTGTGCCGGTCTGCACCGGTTCTTCCTCTATGGCGCGCATACGCTCGATTTGCAGCTTGGCGTTAAAGGTTGCGGCCAGATTCATAAAGCAAATATTCAGCGGGTCATAAATTTGCGCCGCAACCACCAGAAAAATCAAAAACACCGTCAGGCTGATCTGCCCGGCAACCAACAGGCGGATTCCCACCAGTACCGTTGTGGCGATGCCCAGCCGCAGAAACGCCTGCGCGGATGTAACGACAATGCCGGTAGCGAGTTCCGAGTGGATCGCGGCGGATTCCGCGCGGTGCAGCTTTTTCTGCAGGCCGTACAGGTAAGTTTCCTTTTGATTGCACGCTTTGATATCTTTTACTGTTTCCAAAAGTTCCTGCATTCCATCGGTAGCGGCGCGCTTTGTGAGGATGCTGCGTGTACCGAAGCGGTCCTGCAGCCGGCGCGAGCCGAAGATCAGCAGTGCCGAAAAGGGCAATACCCACAAAACGGCAAGACCCATGCGCCAGTCAAAGAACAAAAGACCAACTGCAATCAGCGCAGTGGAGAGTATCGTACCGAACAGCTGCGGGATGAAGTGGGAAAACGCTTGCTCCAGAGAACTGCAGTCTGCCATCAGGGTGGCGGTCAAGTCCGAAAGGTCGCGGCGACCGAAGAAAGACAGCGGCAGTTCCCGCAGCTTTTCGCCGAGCGTTACGCGCCGCTGCGCACTTTCCGTGTAAGTTGCAACGTACAGGCTGCCGTACTGGAAGTGGTGTACCAGATAGATGAGTGCTGAGAGGAACACGCCAATTGCTGTGTAGCCCCAGATGCCCGCGGCGGGGTTTCGACCTTTTTGTATCGCTTCCGTCAGGTGCATTAAAACATTGACGAGCAGTGCCACCGGCAGCATAAGACTCAGATTGGCCGCAATGGTCCAAAGTACAGCGCGCACCAAATCCCCGGCGCCCTTTTCGCTTAGGGCAAAGGTTTTTTGTATTTTGCGAATCATGCGTGTGCCTCCTTTCCGACTTTCCAGAGCGCCGAGGTCTGGTAGTCCTGCCACATACGGGCATAAAGCCCGCCCTGCGCCGTCAGCTCCCGGTGCGTGCCTTGTTCCGCAATTACGCCATTTTCCAATACAAAAATCCGGTCTGCGTTTACCACCGTAGAAAGCCGGTGTGCAATCATCAGGACGGTTTTGCCTTTTGTCAGGGTTTCAAAGGCTTTTTGAATCAGTGCTTCGTTTTCCGGGTCAGCAAATGCGGTGGCTTCATCCAGCACGACGATGGGGGCATCTTTCAAAATGGCCCGTGCCAGCGCAATGCGCTGCTGCTCGCCGCCGGAAAGGTAAACGCCTTTGGTACCGACAACGGTGTGCAGGCCATTCGGCAGCTTTGCAAGGATGTCATCGCATTGGGCGGCGTGGGCGGCTTTTCGCACCTGTGCTTCCTCTGCCTCCGGTCGGGCGGCGCGGATGTTTTCCAGCAGCGTGGTTTTAAACAGGCGGGTGTCCTGAAAAACAAAGGAGATTTGCTGCATCAGCGCGGCAGAGGAAAGCTGCCGCACATCCGCACCGCCCACCAGCACCCGCCCGCTTTGTACATCCCAAAAGCGCGGAATCAGGCTTGCGGCAGTTGTTTTGCCGCCGCCGGACGGCCCGACCAAAGCGACGGTTTCTCCCGGCGACACAGAAAACGAAAGGTGCGAAAGTGCCGGCTGCGCAGCGCCGGGGTATGTAAACAGAACATCCTGAAATACCACAGAACTGTCTTTTGCGGTCACAGGCTGCGCGGCCTCCTCTAAAGGCGGCTGCGCAAGAATTTCTTCGAGCTTTCGGACGGCCTCGTCTGCCTGCATGACTGCTTCGCTGGCATACATAATGCGCATCAGCATCAGTGCGCAAAACGGCGTAAAAAGTATATAAAACAGAACGTTTGCTAAGGCAATCCAAGGTTCAGCTGATGCCGCGCAAAGCAGCAGACCAGCGGGAATGAGCAGCAGGAAAGTGCTGTTCAGTATGGTGGTAAAGCCGGTCATAGGGACCCGGCAGGAAAGGGTATACTCCACCGCCATATCACGGTAGTTCATGATGGCGGCGTAAAAAGCCTTAAATGAAAAAACTGTCTGCTGAAACACTTTCACCACGGGGATACCGCGCACATACTCTGTGGCCTCTGCGCTTAGGTCTTCAATCGCGCGCTGATACCGCTTGAAAAATCCGGCGTTTTTTCCGCCCATCATCTGTTTCATCAGAAAGACAGCGGCAATCAGCGGCAGCAGGCAGAGCAGACCCAGCTTCCAGTCAAAAACGAACAGCAGCACGATTGCTCCCAGCGGTGTGACCACCGCCCCGACCAGATCGGGCAATTCGTGCGCCAGCAGGGTCTCGGTCATGCCGGCGTTGTCATCGATTTGCTTGCGCAGGCGACCGGACTGGTTCGCAGAAAAATAGCCCAGCGGCAGGTCAACCAGATGACGCGCTGCTGCGGCGCGCATATTGCGTGCCGCACGAAAGGCGGCAAGGTGCGTGCACATCAGCGCAACGAGGTAAAGCAATGTGCTCACTGCGGAAAAGAGCAGCGCAAGCCACCCAAAATGTACCAGACCGGCAGCCTTTGAGAAATTCGGCATTACTTCAAAAACGCCGCGCGCGGTGAACCAGATGCAGATGTACACGGCCATTGCAAGCAGCGCGGCAATCCCAGAGAGGGCGCACCCCAGCAGGGTGAGCTTTTTCCGGCTGCCCGCGTAGCCGAGCAGCCGCGACAGACTGCTCGGCTTTTTGGAATTGCGGTTCATGGAATCACTCCTTTTCAAGTTTGGTTAGCGTTAGCTAACTTATGGTCAAAAAAGATGGGGTTCAGTACCCCATAACTTCTTTCCAACCTGCAGAATAAAAGGCTTTCAGTTCCTTTACAAAGCGCACTGCCTGTGCTTGCGGCATATCGTGCCGAACCATTTCGAACAGCGCGGAAAACATCCCGCTGATTAGAATATGCTCCAGCGCACAGTTAATTTCTTTCACTGGCTTGCCAAGACTGCGCTGCACCTGAATAAACCGGTGTGTGCTTTCTGTTTCTATTTCGGTCATGGTTTCCAAGTAGTGTGCATAAGTTGTGCCGTCAGCGCAGCAGATAATCAGTTTAAACACATCGAAGTGGGCGTAAATGTACAGCACCATCCAGTCCATGCATTCGCCGGAGATTTTGCCCATCTGACCGAGCTGCTCCTCGTGGGGCAGAGCCGCGAATTGCTTCTGTGCGGCTGTGAAGCGGGTGAGCAGGGTTTGAGCAGGGGTGCGGACCAGCGCCGTAAAGAGCGACTCTTTGCTGGGAAAATAACCATAAAATGCGCCGGTGGTTACACCGGCTTCTTTTACAATCTGCCGCAGGGAAGCGGCGCGAAAACCGTTTTTTAGAAATTCCTGCTTACCGGCCTCCAAAATACGCTGCAGGGTAGGGGAGTCATGCATAGGCAAATGGTGCCTCCAAGTGTAACAGTGTTATATGACAATGCTATCCTAGCATACGCGCGGCTCTTTGTCAACGGCCTTTTTGCACAGCGGGGATGCTTTCTGCTGCTAACACGGGCAGGGTCGCTAAAAAGGAGGAAATCCTACCGCCGAAATCGTAAGATTCTACAAATCATACTTGACAAACAGAATCCAGTTTATTACAATAGAATTGTTAGGGGGAGGATGGCTTGCTGATTACAAAGGAAACCGATTATGCACTGCGCACCCTGCGGGCACTGGCCGGCGGCAGCCAGCTGACTGCGGAACAGTTGGCTGCCGGTGAGCAGATTCCCCGGCAGTTTGCGTACAAAATCCTGAAAAAGCTGCAAAAAGGCGGCTTGGTGCGCATTCTACGCGGCGCCGGCGGCGGCTTTCTGCTGGAAACGTCGCTGAAGAAGGTCACCTTGTATCAGCTGATGCAAGTTATGGGCGAGGATTTCTCTGTGGTGGATTGCATGAAGCCCGGCTATGCGTGTACTTGGCAGGAACACCACGGGGGTGCGCTGTGCTGCGCCCACCAGAACCTGGCGGGTATTCAGCAGCGCTTGAATGAGGAACTGAATGCCCATTCTCTTGAGGAAATTCTGTTTGGCAACTAAGGCGCTTTTCGTGCCGGACTGCGGCGGTTCAGCTGCGGAGCGATTCTGCAGCTTGATGTGGTTTAGGTGGGCAGCGCGTTTTTTTACCGCAGAAAGTGGACAAAATTTATCAAGTATATCAATGCCAAGGGAGGAAATGTAATGTTATTTAAAACGACACAGCAGCACGAAGCGCTGCGGGAAAAGGTTCGGAAATTCGCAGAAGAGGAAGTCAAGCCGATCGCATTCCTGCTGGACAAGGAAAACGACTTTCCGAAAGAAGCCGTGGAAAAGCTCGGTAAAATGGGTCTGCTCGGTATTCCGTACTCGAAGGAATACGGCGGCATGGGGCTGGACATGATTAGCTATGCCATTGCCGTGGAGGAACTGGCACGGATAGACGGCGGTACCGGCGTCATTCTTTCCGCACATACCTCGCTCGGTTCCTGGCCGATTTTTGCGTTTGGCACGGAAGCCCAGAAGCAAAAGTACTTAACGCCGCTGTGTCGCGGCGAAAAGCTGGCGGCGTTTGGCCTGACGGAAACCAATGCCGGCTCTGACGCGAGCGGTACGGAAACCACGGCCGTGGACAAGGGCAGCTACTACCTGCTTAACGGCAGTAAGATTTTCATTACCAACGCCCCTAAAGCGGACACCTATGTTGTGTTTGCCGTCACGACACCGGACATCGGAACACACGGCATTTCCGCCTTTATCGTGGAAAAAGGGTGGAAAGGTTTTGAATTCGGTGACCATTATGACAAAATGGGCATCCGTTCTTCCTCTACGGCGGAACTGATTTTTAACAATGTCAAGGTTCCGAAAGAAAACCTACTGGGCAAAGAGGGGCAGGGCTTCAAAATCGCCATGGCAACGCTGGACGGCGGTCGAATCGGCATTGCGGCGCAGGCGCTCGGCATCGCACAGGGCGCGTTTGACCTGGCAGTCGATTACGCAAAGGAACGCGTGCAGTTTGGCAAGCCGATTGCGTTTCAGCAGGCGCTTTCCTTTAAAGTGGCGGACATGGCGACAAAACTGCGCGCCGCGCGCTTCCTGGTTTATTCTGCGGCAGAGCTGAAAGAGAATCAGGAGCCTTATGGTATGGAATCCGCGATGGCGAAACAGTATGCTTCCGACATTGCGCTGGAGGTTACCAACGATGCCATGCAGATTTTCGGCGGCACTGGTTACCTCAAAGGTATGGAGGTGGAGCGGATGTACCGCGACGCCAAGATTACCACGATTTACGAGGGAACCAACGAGATTCAGCGTGTGGTCATTGCTTCGCATATTCTGGGCAGACCGCCGAAAGCGGCGGGCGCTGCCGCACGGGTGAAGAAGCCCGCGCCGATTACCGGTATTCGCCGCAAAATCATTTTCCGCGAGGGCAGTGCCAAGGAGCAGACTGCAGCCCTTGCGGAGGCACTGCAGAAGGACGGATTCGACTTTACCATCGGTGTTCCGCTGGACACCCCCATTGCCAAGGCGGAGCGCGTGGTTTCTGCAGGCAAGGGCATCGGAGAGAAAAAGAATATGGCACTGATTGAGCAGCTTGCCAAAGCGGCGGGTGCGGCGGTCGGCTCATCCCGCCCCGTGGCAGAAACGCTCAAGTATCTGCCGCTCAATCGCTATGTGGGAATGTCCGGTCAGAAATTTACCGGTAATCTGTACATTGCCTGTGGAATTTCCGGTGCAAGCCAGCACCTCAAGGGGATTAAGGATGCTTCGGTCATCGTGGCAATCAACAAGAACCCCAATGCGCCGATTTTTAAAAACTGTGACTACGGCATTGTGGGGGATGTGCAGGAGGTGCTGCCGCTGCTGACGCAGGCATTGGGCACCGGCGACAAGCAGCCCGCCCCGCCGATGGTCAAAATGAAGCGTCCCGTCATGCCAAAGCCGGAACCAATCGGCCCCCGCTATGTATGCAGCGGCTGCGGCTATGAGTATGTGCCGGAACTGGGTGACGAGGACAGTGAAGTGAAGCCCGACACTTTGTTTAAGGAATTGCCGGAAGACTGGGTCTGCCCTGCGTGCGCGGAGCCGAAAGACCAGTTTATTCAGGCATAACGGAAAGGAAGAAAATTTATGTACTGTGTCAGAAATGTAACCGAGGATTTATATTGGGTGGGTGCCAATGACCACCGCCTTGCCCTGTTTGAAAACGCCTACCCGATTCCGCGCGGCGTTTCCTACAATGCTTATCTGCTGCTGGACAAAAAAACCGTGCTGTTCGATACTGTGGATTGGTCCGGCTGCCGCCAGCTTTTGGAGAACACGGAGCACCTGCTGGGCGGCCGCACGCTGGATTATGTGGTGGTTAACCACTTAGAGCCGGACCACGCCGCCTCTTTGGAGGAAATTCTGATTCGCTGGCCTAATGTAACCATCATCAGTAACGAAAAAGCGTTCATGTTCATGCGGCAGTTCGGCTTTCACATTGATTCACATGAGCTAGTGCAGGTTGAGGAGGGCGATACCTTTTCCTTCGGCAAGCACACGGTCACATTTGTGTTTGCCCCCATGGTGCATTGGCCGGAAGTCATGATGACGTTTGACACAACCAACGGCGCACTTTTTTCTGCCGATGCATTCGGGACGTTCGGCGCTTTGGACGGCAAGCTGTTTGCGGATGAAGTCAACTTTGACCGGGACTGGCTGGATGACGCCCGCCGTTACCTGACCAACATTGTGGGTAAGTACGGGCCGCACATTCAGCTTGCGCTGAAAAAGGCGGGCGGCATTCTGGATCAAATCAAATTCATCTGCCCACTGCACGGGCCCGTGTGGCGCAAGGACCTGATGTACTTTATCAATAAGTACGACACCTGGAGCCGCTATGTGCCGGAGGAAAAAGGCGTGCTGATTGTGTATGCCTCCATGTACGGCAACACCGAATCCGCGGCGCAGGCGCTTGCCTCGCGGCTTTGTGAGCGCGGTATGACCAACGTTGCAGTATATGATGTGTCCTCTACGGATGTTTCCCAGCTGATTTCCGAGTCGTTTAAGTACAGCCACATCGTGCTGGCGTCTGTTACCTATAACCTTGGCATTTACCCGGCCATGCACAATTATCTGATGGATATGAAAGCCCTGAATGTGCAGAACCGTACGGTTGCCATCATCGAGAATGGCACCTGGGCAGCGGAGTCCGGTGACCTGATGCAGAAATTCCTGAACGAAGAGATGAAAAACATGACCGTGCTTAACGAGCGCGTAACCATGGCTTCCTCCCTCAGCGCAGACAAGGAGCCGGAGCTTGAAGCACTTGTCACGGCGATTTTGGATTCCATGAACTAAAAAATACAGAAAAGAGCCGTCCCCAAACTGAACTGCCCCAGAGTTAATGGACAAAGAATAAAAAGCCCTGTCGTAGAATATTGTAAGATTACGCAACCTGATGCCGCTTTTCAAGTGGTGTCAGGTGCGTTTTTGTTTGGATGCGCTCATTGTTGTAGAAATCTATGTATTCATCGATCAGTTGTCTTGCTTCATCAAAAGAGGAAAGCTTATGGCGGTAAATACATTCAGTTTTAAGAATGGAAAAGAAATTTTCAGCCAATGCATTGTCATAGCAGTTACCACGTCTTGACATAGATGGTGTGATGCCGTACTCTTTGGTTAGGTTGAAATATGCTTGTGAGGTGTATTGAAACCCTTGGTCGCTGTGGAGGTGCAACTCCCCGGCGGCCGCTTCTTTTTCCACAGCAAGTTTGATTGTATTCAAAACAAGATTTACCGTCTGTTCGGTTCCGGTCTTGTAGGCGACAATGCTGTTGTCAAAGAGATCGCGAATCATAGACAGATATAGAACACCTTGGGCCGTGTGTATGTATGAGATGTCTGTTACCCATTTCTGATTAGGTCTGTCGGCAACAAAGTTTCGATTCAACACGTTTTCATATTTGTGAAGTTGCTGTCCCATTTGCTTGTACTTCTTACGACGACGTATTTCAGAGAGCAAACCATATTTATTCATGATGCGGAGAACCGTTTTAGGGTTGAAATGCAAAGATTTCTTACGTTCCAACCAAATTTGAACTCGTCTGTAACCGTAAGTTTTACCACAGCTTTTCTGACACTCCGCTATGAGTCCAGCAAGTTTTGTATTACGTGGCAGTAATTCACGGCGCTTTACATAGTCGTAGTAGCCGCTGCGCGATACCCCAAAGAATTTGCACATGATTCTTACCGGATATTTCTCACTGCGACAATAGATTACTTCATATTTTATGGCAGCTTTCACTTCCTTCCAACAGCGTGAAGAAAATCCCGCAGCAAATCATTCTCCATTTTTAACCGTTTGTTCTCGTATTTGTATTCTTGCAATGTGACGGCAGGCTTACGCCCCCGTCTCTTTGGCGAAAGTCCTGCTTCTTCACGATCTGCTTCTTTGTTGTGTCGGTTAATCCAGTTCTTTATCTGAATTTTGTTTAAGGCAACACCGCACAATGGCATAAAAAATCCACGCCATCTGCCAAAGGCGGCAAACAGCGAGGAACTCTCCCAATTATATCTGCGAAGGCAAACGCAATCAGACTGACAGGCAGGGCCTGTCAGCCAGAATCAGATTCGCCAACGCAAACATCATATTCAGTTTGGCGGTCTGCTTTTGCAGACCTCGGTATCGCGTCTTTCGGTACCGTAACAGACCTTTCACAACGGCAAAAACATGTTCTACTTTGGCACGAACCGATGACTTTTCGTGCTCTCTGCGCTTGAGTTGGGCTTGCGACCTGTTGGAACCCTTTTTGATTTGCGATGGGCGACGATTGAACTTGTAACGGATACGCTTGCCAGCATTGTTCTTTATAATGGCATCCTCGCGCTTTTCCGCTCCCAAATATCCGCTGTCTCCGTATACAACGCTTTCCTCTCCGGTCAGCAGTTTGGAGGTCATGGCGACATCATGGACATTGGCGGCCGTTACCTCAACCGTGTGAACAAGCCCGCTATCCTTATCCACCCCAACATGTGCCTTGTAGCCAAAGTGCCACGCATTGCCCTTCTTCACCTGATGTGCATCCGGGTCTCGCTGCTTCTCCTGATTTTTCGTGGAGGACGGAGCGGCTATGATGGTGGAATCCACAATGGTACCCTTTTTCAGAAGCAGTCCCTTTTGTTGCAGCAAATTTGCCACCTGCGCAAACAACTGCTCCTGCAAACCGTTTTGTATGAGAATATTACGAAATCTTCCCAGCGTATCCCCGTCCGGCACCTGATTGCTTGATTCCACGCCGCAGAAATCCGAAAAGGCACGACTGTCGATCGTTTCAGCCACCGTTGCTTCGTCGGATAGATTATATAGGTTTTGCAGCAGATACAGCCGCAGCATCAGTTCCAAATCATAGGGCTTGTTTCCGTGCTCTCCTTTGTAGTAGCACGGCTTGATCATGGCCACCCATTTCCCCCATGGAACGATGCGCTCAATCTGCTCGAGAAATTCTTTTTTCTTCGTACGCGCCTGTGCCAGTTCATCGCACAGAGCTGACATACTCATCTGCTTATCCATATACCTATTTTATCATATCTCGCTTCTTACCGCAGCTTTTTTTCTGTGCGGTGTTGCCTTAATCCTAATTCATCTGCAATTTCTTGTCTCGTTTTTCCTGCTGCCCTCATCGCCAGAATTTTCGGCTCAAATGCTTTTATATTCGTCCAACTTCTTTTCATAAAAATTGCCTCCCTTCGTAGTTTAATTATCCTACGATGGGAGGCTTTTTTGCAATGTCCGTTTTTACTGGGGCAGTTCAAACTGCCATGCAGCTTTGCGGGACGGCTCTTTTTGATATCCGGCACTTCGTGTAAAGCTTAAATCTGCAGCCATCCACGCGCCAGCGCAGACAGTTTTGTAAACTGTTCAACTTCCAGCTTATTGGATGCTGTAAACTTGCCGGCATCCTTTGTGCGGCTGGTCAGACCGATTGGCACGCCCTGCAGCGAAAGGCTGTACTTGGCGTTTACCGGATACTGCGGGTACTCAATGACCGAGCAGGTGCCGATGTATTGCTGCACCTGCTCGGCTTTCTCTGGCTCATCGCGGAAGTGCCGGCAGAGCCAAACGTAAAACTCCGGATGCAGGTTGGTCATCACACCGCAGTATCCGCTTGCGCCCATCCGCAGGCTTTCCAACAGGGTGGCGGCGTTGGCGTTAAACAGGCTGATACCGCTGCCGGAGAGGAGATCGAGGCGTTCGCGTATCCGCTGCAAATCGCAGCACGTGTCCTTCATGAAAACAAAGCGCCCAGTCTGCACGCAGTACCGCAGAATTTTCGGGCTTACCAGGCGTTTGTACGGGTATGGGCACTCATACAGCCCCAGCGGTATATCGGGCACGGCATCAACAAA encodes:
- a CDS encoding YdcF family protein, yielding MLFWILFLLFGGLFLASFLKERRQFRNAVYLTLTVFFLLTAVADATTGSAVSALILIFLFVLLPLSIVPISFVFLAEGVTSIRKEGFAVAHVLSIAFGVGVWLFLLAARYLFSNAINNPVRELFALVVLAGVYVFFTFAALLLYSTFYQIVPKKRDCDFIIIHGAGLLEGRRVSPLLAGRLDKGMQVYELSGRKAKIIVSGGQGGDEQVSEAQAMQDYLLQHGIPQESILLEERSKNTLENLQFSKKIMDSLLPAYSCIFVTNDYHVFRAGTYARRIGLNAEGVGCKTAFYYWPNAFIREYIAIMLQYKKAPVFLAVLWVLGVILWELATYNF
- a CDS encoding ABC transporter ATP-binding protein, with protein sequence MIRKIQKTFALSEKGAGDLVRAVLWTIAANLSLMLPVALLVNVLMHLTEAIQKGRNPAAGIWGYTAIGVFLSALIYLVHHFQYGSLYVATYTESAQRRVTLGEKLRELPLSFFGRRDLSDLTATLMADCSSLEQAFSHFIPQLFGTILSTALIAVGLLFFDWRMGLAVLWVLPFSALLIFGSRRLQDRFGTRSILTKRAATDGMQELLETVKDIKACNQKETYLYGLQKKLHRAESAAIHSELATGIVVTSAQAFLRLGIATTVLVGIRLLVAGQISLTVFLIFLVVAAQIYDPLNICFMNLAATFNAKLQIERMRAIEEEPVQTGTKHFAPKRYDIVFDHVRFAYKEDEGVLKDVSFTAKQGEVTALVGPSGGGKSTAAKLAARFWDVNGGRVTLGGVDVSTVEPETLLKNYAIVFQDVVLFHDTVLENIRLGRRDATDSEVLAAAKAAQCDDFVQKMSAGYQTVIGENGSTLSGGERQRISIARALLKNAPVILLDEATASLDVESETAVQQALSELIQNKTVLIIAHRMRTVLGADKVVVLADGKAVEAGVPAELLRQDGTFRRMVSLQSENQNWALQGKR
- a CDS encoding ABC transporter ATP-binding protein, which produces MNRNSKKPSSLSRLLGYAGSRKKLTLLGCALSGIAALLAMAVYICIWFTARGVFEVMPNFSKAAGLVHFGWLALLFSAVSTLLYLVALMCTHLAAFRAARNMRAAAARHLVDLPLGYFSANQSGRLRKQIDDNAGMTETLLAHELPDLVGAVVTPLGAIVLLFVFDWKLGLLCLLPLIAAVFLMKQMMGGKNAGFFKRYQRAIEDLSAEATEYVRGIPVVKVFQQTVFSFKAFYAAIMNYRDMAVEYTLSCRVPMTGFTTILNSTFLLLIPAGLLLCAASAEPWIALANVLFYILFTPFCALMLMRIMYASEAVMQADEAVRKLEEILAQPPLEEAAQPVTAKDSSVVFQDVLFTYPGAAQPALSHLSFSVSPGETVALVGPSGGGKTTAASLIPRFWDVQSGRVLVGGADVRQLSSAALMQQISFVFQDTRLFKTTLLENIRAARPEAEEAQVRKAAHAAQCDDILAKLPNGLHTVVGTKGVYLSGGEQQRIALARAILKDAPIVVLDEATAFADPENEALIQKAFETLTKGKTVLMIAHRLSTVVNADRIFVLENGVIAEQGTHRELTAQGGLYARMWQDYQTSALWKVGKEAHA
- a CDS encoding TetR/AcrR family transcriptional regulator, whose product is MHDSPTLQRILEAGKQEFLKNGFRAASLRQIVKEAGVTTGAFYGYFPSKESLFTALVRTPAQTLLTRFTAAQKQFAALPHEEQLGQMGKISGECMDWMVLYIYAHFDVFKLIICCADGTTYAHYLETMTEIETESTHRFIQVQRSLGKPVKEINCALEHILISGMFSALFEMVRHDMPQAQAVRFVKELKAFYSAGWKEVMGY
- a CDS encoding RrF2 family transcriptional regulator, giving the protein MLITKETDYALRTLRALAGGSQLTAEQLAAGEQIPRQFAYKILKKLQKGGLVRILRGAGGGFLLETSLKKVTLYQLMQVMGEDFSVVDCMKPGYACTWQEHHGGALCCAHQNLAGIQQRLNEELNAHSLEEILFGN
- a CDS encoding acyl-CoA dehydrogenase family protein codes for the protein MLFKTTQQHEALREKVRKFAEEEVKPIAFLLDKENDFPKEAVEKLGKMGLLGIPYSKEYGGMGLDMISYAIAVEELARIDGGTGVILSAHTSLGSWPIFAFGTEAQKQKYLTPLCRGEKLAAFGLTETNAGSDASGTETTAVDKGSYYLLNGSKIFITNAPKADTYVVFAVTTPDIGTHGISAFIVEKGWKGFEFGDHYDKMGIRSSSTAELIFNNVKVPKENLLGKEGQGFKIAMATLDGGRIGIAAQALGIAQGAFDLAVDYAKERVQFGKPIAFQQALSFKVADMATKLRAARFLVYSAAELKENQEPYGMESAMAKQYASDIALEVTNDAMQIFGGTGYLKGMEVERMYRDAKITTIYEGTNEIQRVVIASHILGRPPKAAGAAARVKKPAPITGIRRKIIFREGSAKEQTAALAEALQKDGFDFTIGVPLDTPIAKAERVVSAGKGIGEKKNMALIEQLAKAAGAAVGSSRPVAETLKYLPLNRYVGMSGQKFTGNLYIACGISGASQHLKGIKDASVIVAINKNPNAPIFKNCDYGIVGDVQEVLPLLTQALGTGDKQPAPPMVKMKRPVMPKPEPIGPRYVCSGCGYEYVPELGDEDSEVKPDTLFKELPEDWVCPACAEPKDQFIQA
- a CDS encoding FprA family A-type flavoprotein; protein product: MYCVRNVTEDLYWVGANDHRLALFENAYPIPRGVSYNAYLLLDKKTVLFDTVDWSGCRQLLENTEHLLGGRTLDYVVVNHLEPDHAASLEEILIRWPNVTIISNEKAFMFMRQFGFHIDSHELVQVEEGDTFSFGKHTVTFVFAPMVHWPEVMMTFDTTNGALFSADAFGTFGALDGKLFADEVNFDRDWLDDARRYLTNIVGKYGPHIQLALKKAGGILDQIKFICPLHGPVWRKDLMYFINKYDTWSRYVPEEKGVLIVYASMYGNTESAAQALASRLCERGMTNVAVYDVSSTDVSQLISESFKYSHIVLASVTYNLGIYPAMHNYLMDMKALNVQNRTVAIIENGTWAAESGDLMQKFLNEEMKNMTVLNERVTMASSLSADKEPELEALVTAILDSMN
- a CDS encoding IS3 family transposase, whose translation is MKAAIKYEVIYCRSEKYPVRIMCKFFGVSRSGYYDYVKRRELLPRNTKLAGLIAECQKSCGKTYGYRRVQIWLERKKSLHFNPKTVLRIMNKYGLLSEIRRRKKYKQMGQQLHKYENVLNRNFVADRPNQKWVTDISYIHTAQGVLYLSMIRDLFDNSIVAYKTGTEQTVNLVLNTIKLAVEKEAAAGELHLHSDQGFQYTSQAYFNLTKEYGITPSMSRRGNCYDNALAENFFSILKTECIYRHKLSSFDEARQLIDEYIDFYNNERIQTKTHLTPLEKRHQVA